CGTAAATGTAtaccgtttttatatacatacatgtactttgaaaaaacaaggaactactattagcctgagacagttattaattatttctatggtgttgctttcaaagttttaacgaaaaaagcgaaaagcttttGAGTTGGACAaagagagaattgattgttattgatgtaaacaattcattattaatacaattttgtggataCTTTTCTACAGATCAATTTATATTAttggttcgtaaagatcaaaggctgtcaaagtggcagtcaaatggaggtggcattcacttagagagtggcgctctatttttcaacccttctctcacagtggcaatcaaatagaggtagcgttcaaatGGAGTTGgcgttcagttagaggttttacagttttttgtttGGCTGCAGAAGTGAAACTTGCATGCTGCCACcccttttttcttattttacaTCTTTCTCTCTCTTGCAGTCAGAAAgctgcaaaatgcaaaatacaaATACATAACGTGTAAAGTTAGCTGCTAAATCGAATGCGCTTATAATATGTACAAATAATGAAATTTATAAATGTAGGATGCATACCGTATcattgattgtaaaaacatTAATGCTATTTATTCATGGGTACAAGAAGTCTATTTGGTTCTAAAATCCACCACACTTATAACGCTATTGTATtgtttataattaatttatatataatgagATGAAATTGAGCTTTTAGTAGCACTATATGCAGATTTCTGAGTACTACGTGGTGTCCAATCGTATGAGACGGAGTTTCTGCAATGACTGTCTTATGGGTTTGGCTTTATCACTGActtccatgcagctctgtttCCTGCCTTCTCTTGCCATCTGTTTGTGTCCAGTTTCCTCAATTTTATGTTACGCTTAGAGCTACAtctctatatattttttactattttatatattcagCGCACATGAAAACACAAGTTTAAACGCTTCCAGGCCGTAAATGAGTTTGTTGTGCAGTAGTGCACAATTACAATATCATGTGATTTGCCTTGCTTTGAACTGCAAGTCAACAAATGTGTTTCACATTATAATTCGCAGAATGCAATCCAAATTTCTGTTGAAATAAGTTCAGCTTCCAATGAAATTGTTCTAAAATCTAATTTCAGCTGTCGTTAAacagtagtttttattttgcttaaAGGAAACTTGTAGAAGCTATGGAGAATGAACAGTTGGATGGTATAAAGAGATTCTACCTCTTGCAGACTGAGAGAGTTGAGACTTACAGACTGTTTGATGAGTGAGTTGATTATCATCCAAATCCCTAAGGTTTTTTGTTCTAGTGTCGGTTTAACCATTCGGAGCACATTTATTGAGCCTAACACTTCCATGCTGCTGGTTAGATAGTGCTCATTGCAATAATTATTTTCTAGTAGTACATCTCTTTGTTTAATCTAGAGTGTACATTGTTTTATTCTAACTCTTACATTAATGTGTTTGCTTTGGTACGATTGGTTGAGCAATGATCAAACTAATCTTGATTGGTCCAAATCCAATTGGTCCTGTAGACCAATTTGTTCAAAGATATTTAGTCCAAAACAAATTTGAACAATATATCATTTGGTCTAATAACGATTACTCTAAAATTGATAAAGAAAAGGATAGAAATAACGAAAACTCAAATCAGAGACTTATATTTAGTACTCATAAGTTGGAATAGCAGAAATTTTATTGGATTAAATGTTATTTCAGGTAATTTTTATGTccgaaacaaactttaaaaatacaaaaaggaGATAGAAGTTTGACATGAAaagcaatattattattatgctagCTCAATTGGAAGATGAATGGTCGTTAGACCAATTGTCCGCGACTAATTGATACAATTATCAGCAACAAAAGATAGTAATTGTTCAAAGGTTTTTATGCATGTCCTATATACCGCTCTGAATTTATTgtagtatttattaaaatttgtcatGGCTTTCCATTATTCAATATGTTTCCAATTTAATTCAACTAGATATTTGTTACACTGTGAGGTGGAGAGTTTCAATAATCCTATTGTATGTGATGGGAGCCTAACCAGCATATGGAATTTAAGCTATTCATTAATTAGAAAACCTAGACTATTGTTTGGTTGCACAGTGAATGAGACGAAGTCGGTAAAAGCCTCTCTGCTCACCAAGTAGCTCTACACAGTTACTGATACCTGATACTACGCAGTTAGGATGGGATAACCTGACCACATGCACCATTTTACACACTCAATCTATGCGCTCCTGTTTTTTGTTTGATATAATAGCTAAGGCTCTGCTCATCGAAGAGCCAGCAAAGAAATCTACGACCTCACTCAAATTAGCTGCATTGTAGACCCTGTGATTGTGCTTTACTGCATTTTTCTCCAACAGAGCACTAGATTTATTACCCAACCTCCAACTGCTGGCCTTGGCAGCAGTTTTCTGAGCCTTGCCGCTTGTTTATTGCCAGCATCAGACAAGGTTCACATAACCTTAGCCATCCCGTGTAGTCTGATAGATCAACTGCTGTTACGGCTCAACTGGTAGCCTGACCACATGTTTGCTTTTTTGGGTAGTGAAGGACTTTCCGGTGCTATGCTACGCTCTGTCTCTTGTGAGAATGTTCAGCCTTTAGTTGCTCCCATTTTTTGTCAAGGGCTGTTCACCTTAGCCATCTGCTAAAAGAGATATGTTAGagtgtttttaaatttcttCCGTTTATGAGGTGTGCGAATGGGGTAAATGTGAGGTGCTCCTAATGGGGTACATGTGAGGTGCTGTGAATGGGGTACACATGAGGTGCTCTGAATGGGGTAAATGTGAGGTGCTCTTAATGGGGTAAATGTGAGATGCTTTGAATGGGATACATGTGAGGTGCTCTGAATGGGGTGAATATGAGGTGCTCCTGAATGGGGTACGTGTGAGGTGCTCTGAATGGGGTGAATGTGAGGTGCTCCTAATGGGGTACATGTGTGGTGCTGTGAATGGGGTACATGTGAGGTGCTCCTCAATCAGTTGGAGCCACGTGATCATCATGCTTGCACCTACCAACAGCAGAATGTGCACCAGGTCAACCAGTGGTCATTGCAGGCACAGTCAAACTTCTGACTGTAATACATGttattaaatgtaaatatttgttgTAGTAGAGCTTTGTTTAACTATTAGCGCTATTTAGTTTAACTAATTTAAATGATTGTTTGTTATGTTGTAGTGGGTTCCAGGCCTACCTCAAAGGAGCTCCCCAATACAACTTTcctatgtataaaaaattggtACACGAAATCACCACAGCTTTCCAAAAAATATCAGCTGACATTTTAACTATTGAGAAAATGCTTCTTGAACACAACAGAAAAGATCTAGCAGACTCTATACGAAAAATCCAAGAATTTGAAGAAAGGAAGCTCAAACTTGTAAGTCATAAAGCACCTAAATATACCATAAACCAACCAGTACAAACTCACTGCTACTTACCGTCTGTAAATTGGTACATTAGGCACCTCCTGGTTCTAGCTGTCTCCGTTGGTTTTTCAAAAGTTTCTGTTTTACCAAGTGCAACAGAAAATGTTTAAACACAGGCAACTCTTGCATATTTCTTGTGGTAAGAACTTCTTGCAGTTGAGCAAATCTTGAGAATTAAAGAGTTGCATTTTACATGAGATTATAAATCtataccgtatatataaatctcaatgtttgtctgtcttttGTTTTCTGTGTCACTATATCCATTTCTAGCAATTaaaatttatgaacaaaaaatcgttttgcactggatttgaactcacaacctccagGTCTGTAGACCAGCGATCTAATCCACTACACTACATTGTCCAACTGACCATAGAGGTGTATGATTGTGATGACattcattacatcagttaaaatactcatgcttaaagcccggttcccatatacgccgcaaagcaccagcgacagcaccgcaggctattgcaGTAAAATGGGAACGTACACGCCGCGGATCGCAGAGCACCGCCGGTGGATGCCGGCGGTCAACACAAGAGTTTGCgcatgttcaaatttcgcaaacggccgcaggcaaaacattCCCAAAATGCAcagtacgggtaaaggtcaccattataggaacggcatgacgagcgaaaattttatttgattacgcaattatgtttacgatattattaacgatgtggctttatgtgaacatatcccgcagagcctagcgtcgcaagcgttttactGCGCATGTTACTGCCGGAGTCTAGCAATCGATaagggaaccaggcttaaagtGCTTGTGATTATTACGCGTAATGTAACGaatattaagctggcttcaaacaTTGTTATTGTTTTAGGAAATATTTAGACTACTAGCTTACTAGATAAGTTATTCAAATGTATGAGGTAATCATTTTATTACCagtgcaacaccgggcatttgGCTAGTAAATAGATAACTAACAGGTCAACCTTGAAACGACAAATCATTGTTGTAAGACAAGGATGCTAGGTTTATTTTTTATCCTTATTTAACTTCAGAGGTGGAGCTGGGTGAATCTTTGTTATTTGGTATGCTATATTTCATGCTAGCGAGTAAGAACGCTTTCTGATTCTATACACATATCCTAGACTGACGTGTTTGATGGCTTTTGCCTCGCTACACATGCTTGTATGTGCTGTCAGCGGACCCGGCCGAGTTATTGTCACCTGAATTATGGTAAAATTACCAGATTTCTCCTAAAGTTTTGACCCATTTAGAATCTAAAcgtgaaacctctaattgtAGAAAATTCAAAAGCACTTTTAGTTTCAACCTTGAACCAATCCTAAACTGTGAGTGCGAGAAATTGTTTGTATTCATTCTCATGTTATTTTGTTTCACGTATACCAACTGTTGCCAGTAACTGTTGCCAGTAACTGTTACACTAACCAATTGATAGCGTTTCCTCCATCAAATACAGTAATATATCCTCAACAATGTGATCatgttttaaacaaaacatcaaacaagcttgttttttatttgtccCATCACACAACATTTTCTGTTTAGTCTTGTTTTGTTGGTTAAGTCGTATTGTGGAATTATACGCTGAGTGTCACTATTGGTAAGCTGATAATTGTATGTAGTTGTCAGACACTAGCTTTaacaatacagtcatacttcgacttacgagcttaatgcgttccgagactgagctcgtatgtcaatttactcgcatgttggtgcaatttatttatatatagagcaattaaatatatattgattggtttccatactctaaaaaatgcaaataaaacactcaaaacaagatattgtaacagaaagaacatgttggttattgtcctaacttaccacatgctttccaaaagcaacaaataaaaaataatgcaaggaaatgtgataaattaagatgtaaaattaaatacatacagtaggagctaacgctagcatttgccagagagggagatataagttatcctttattacaacaattgactttgataaatttggactttatcaaagtcttaaaagacaaacttagaagcaaatctaaaagcaaactttcatttttaacataacgtaattaaaatttcttcggcgttcatagtttgaagtttctcgtaggttagctaatttttcctttgtttcgctttcacgactagccggccgttttaagatgaacctatctaaggacgtttgcctttgtcgccctttcaacatgttgcgattaggacgaacacaggtgtcgtcacaaaggtttaatgcacgaccactagccaacttgtccgaatgttttgatagatagcaccggccttttcaaatagcctcgtttcagttacgctgtcaccggccaattgtttatcttttatccaatgcctgagcggtctctccatcagcggtcgtgaagatcgctgcgccgtttagaaactacggttagtccttttgcgagctTAATGCCCTAATATAAttcttctgtttgataattttggaatatttctgtcatattgctgaggtagctcaatcacgcatacacatttcgcatatttttcaataattttccgtttaatatcaattgttatcatttgctttttctttgcattatttttcattttactggcaaactacgcacagtacttttaattcacataattatgCACTGAAAAGCGCGCACAAAAACATGGTGCAAAAATATAGCTTgagcagttaaaaaatacagattgatgctgttgtcataaaacacctctggcatacttggcagctgactcacgtgctcgtatctcaaacatggctcgtatgttagtgccagtacttgcttaaaagctggctcgtatctcaagtttctcgtacgttggagcactcgtaagttggaGTATTACTGTATAAGCAAACAATACACTTAACCTATCAGATGAATAGAAAAATAATTTCAGACTCATCTATCTTGTTTAAAACTGTCAGAAAAACTTCTATAATAAAGATCATCAGCTAAAGCAAATATTTCACCACCAATACATGAAATGGAAATATCAACTTTTAATAAAGGCACGATTATACTCATTGGTGAAAAATAAGTTAGGGACAGTTATTTTTACTTGAAAAATCTGTTAATTATACGGCTTAAAATAACGAACTTCTGATTGTTCTGTATAGACAGCAGAGCTGCAGATGATGCTGCAGAAACAGACAGATGAGCCAGAATCGGAGATGCAAGAATCAATTAATGAACacaaaaatatgtaagttatctATGGTTTTTCAAATCATCAGCTAGTAGTTGCTTAAACCTCACTTTACTTTCAACTCTACAATGTTGCTATGAAGTATAAACTCTGTTcagtagttgaatatgttcataTAGCAGACATGTAATCTCATAATGCTCTCTACCTAGTGTTGATTTGCTAACTGATCATGCAACTCCAGACAGATCTCAACCAGTAATATGAAGATGCTCAATACCTACTATGAGAAAACATCCTTATGATTGCTGTGGTGGTCTCAACCAGTAATATGAAGATGCTCAATACCCAGATAACATCCTTATGAAGGCGATGGTGGGCTCAACAAGTAATATGAAGATGCTCTATCTACAGTGGTGTCAGAAAGTCTTTGTCCGTCTCAAATCTCGCTGGCCATTTTGGGGAAATTTGTTGTGGCAGTCATGCAGTGGGATTAAACTCTGACAAATCATACCTCATCCTGGTacatcatttaaaaataaaatatctgtAGATCTTGTTCATACTATCAGTGATGAAATTAGCGTCAATCAGGAATCAGTAATCAATTTTAAACCTATCAATGTCGATAAGTGCGcattaactcattttcaaatAAAAGATGCCAAAAAAAAAACTGTCTGATAAGATCGAGTACTTGTTCATCTGTCTCTAGCAACCGAAGGTTGACCAGCAAGAAAATGAAAACAGATTGGAAGGAGGTATGTGGAGCTGACATAGTAAGGTCATCTGTCAGACAGCGGCTCTTGGATGCTGGTCGCCGTGGATGCAGAGCCCGCAAAAAACCACTAGTGAATGAGAGGCAGCGGAAGCTACAGCTGTCTTGGGCACGCTTGCACAAAGATTGGACAGAAGAGCACTGGACTCGAGTGATCCTCAACGATGAGTTGACATTTACCCTGCAGCAGCATCGTGAAGACAACTTTGTACGCAGAAGACAGGGTAAGGAATTCAGACCTGAGTGCCTTTCATCCACTGTCAAGCATCCAGCATCCGTGATGGTTTGAGGTTGCATGGCAGCTGCAGGACGGTACTGTGAATGCAGCTGCCTACAAAGAGAGCTTAAGCACAAACTTCTTCCCTCTGCACGGTCTCTCTTTCCAGAAGGAGAGTGGTTGTTTCAGGACGATAATGCACCGTGCCACAGAGCAAAAATAGTGAAGGAGTGGTACCGTCAGAACGATGTGGAGAGAATGAAATGGCCATCCCAATTACCTTACCTCGATCTTATTGAGAGCCTGTGGAAGAGGCTGGCACACCTTTTAGCAGGAAAAAGGCACCAGCCAATAAAAGAAAGCTGAAGGAAAACATCATCAGTTGCTGGTTTCATGTTATCAATCCTCAAGGGCTGGTGATGCTTGTTCACAGCATGCCCAAACGCTGCATGATGGTTATAAACAGCCAAGGCTACccgataaaatattaaactgtGAAACAATCCCaatggcccttttcagggccccCATAACAGTGCAAAAGTGTGttcttttcaatttagaaaatcAAAGGGACTAACAGAACTTGCTATGACTTATTTTCTAATATGCAGTGTGAATGGTTAGGCAGGGGTTGACacggtaaaatatttttggcacaTTTAAAAACTAGTTATTTGTATTCTTCAGACcattaggattgttttgataTGCGGTTTTATGTACGCATTACTAAATCTTTCCATGTTATaatgaatttattgcagtgTTACACTCATTTGAACAGGTGAACAAAGACtttgcgatacggattctttattctaatagctatagctggacacacagacagaccaattttgaaatatatatagctACGAGTTTCTGCTTAGTTGAATGATTGCTCCTCTACTGGGTTTGTACTGAGGTCAGCAAGAATCTACTAGTTGAGTAGGTTTGCTTTTGGGAAATATCACAAGAATGCTGCATTCATTAGTGAATTATCAGTTCCACATTTAGCTTTTGTGCCATAATAAAGCTTGATAAGCGTTGGAGCACTCCTCATACACGATCGCTGTGTAGCATGAATGTTCACTAATCATACATCATAGGACAGTATGCAATAATGAGGCAGCAAAAGGATCAAGTCCCGTCtgatataatgcatataatacTTGGTTGATCTTGGATCATAGGTATCAATTGTATTTCATTTGCAATAGCATTGTATTGCTTTCCTGTTCCTTCCTGTCACTATGTTCTGATGGATGAGTCTGGATGATTATTCAGCAAGATGGCACCTCGACGTTAGCACAACACATGCTCACTTCTaggttatttttgttttcacataatacatacagtatgtattCAGACAAATTTAGTGAAGCAGTGATAGCATTGTCCATCTAGATAGACTTACTTGCTACAATCTCAAGTGTCTGTATTGCGACATCGCATATTTTTTGATCACAGCtgtcaagttttttttttaaatgttataaaaataccTAGTTTCCTTACGACAAAACTTTCAATATTGTTTCATGATTATCTTCAAGTAGTTACACTGGTATCAAGTGCGAATTATGATATCTAATAGATCAGTAAACAATTTGGTTTTCCTGTCAAATGGCCTTACAACCTTCTCAAAATTGGGTTTATTACTAAAATCACTCTTTGTTATTTGTGTATCTATGAAGCCTTTGTTATCATTCAAATCTTGCAATACTTATTAGCTGCAACAGTATTTGAACACACGCATCTGATTACTTAATATCATTAACTGTCTACTGAACACACATACTCCAGATGTTACAGCttcatttttttttataaaaattttcatcCTTTTTCTAGGGTTTCAGAGGTTATAagtgaaataaatgaagaaatGGACACACTCAAGTATGCTTCTGAAGACCTGTACACAAATATGACTTAGCAAGGAATGCACTTGTCTATCCTATTCTGTTGACATTACTACAAATACATCAATGAGAGAGAGTATGTCGGTGTGTTGTATATTTCAACAATGCGGATCAGATCACATAAAAATTACTGTACTTTTGACAGCAAGCAATTCAAATAACCTTGTGTAACGTACAGTTACGGATGAGCTTGAGACACTGAGAAAGCAAACTtgagaaaattattttcaatcatCCTTTGACGCTTCATCAAAGTTTTCTACCAAATCAGGCACATCATCGTCATCATTGTCTA
The genomic region above belongs to Watersipora subatra chromosome 1, tzWatSuba1.1, whole genome shotgun sequence and contains:
- the LOC137385825 gene encoding required for excision 1-B domain-containing protein-like, whose product is MENEQLDGIKRFYLLQTERVETYRLFDDGFQAYLKGAPQYNFPMYKKLVHEITTAFQKISADILTIEKMLLEHNRKDLADSIRKIQEFEERKLKLTAELQMMLQKQTDEPESEMQESINEHKNMVSEVISEINEEMDTLKYASEDLYTNMT